One part of the Solanum dulcamara chromosome 3, daSolDulc1.2, whole genome shotgun sequence genome encodes these proteins:
- the LOC129882181 gene encoding nuclear intron maturase 4, mitochondrial, protein MVHKCISLLRSFQFLCRNSSSDIGRPLVGFLGYSLYSTASQVGCHTRDEKIGKLKLAQDLAGLVQESLNLEEKKCQVSKKLVPMVEKSIENLGGVKHGVSLAQNLANLVEESYNIDESKPMNRVERKRLLELRIKKIVKEQCVNGKFQNLIKKVIANPKTLCDAYDCIRLSANVGLATNGEDLPFEAMAEELSCGYFDVSANTYSISTRGAKKEVLVFPNVKLKVVEEAIRIVLEVIYRPHFSKISHGCRSGRSHLSALKYIRKEIINPKWWFTLPVCKKLDNQILAKLFSIMEEKIDDPFLYTIICSMFDCGVLNLEFGGFPKGHGLPQEGALSPILMNIYLDLFDHEMYRLSMRYEAIDKGSSAKENAVNSVLRSWFRRQISGNGSQECHDLGYSEIRVHCCRFMDEILIAISGPKDVAVAIKSETENYFKNSLHLEFENEIDVFPCDGPTDIRFLGSVVKRSLKESPAVKAVHKLKEKVELFASQKEHSWDTGTARIGKKWLAHGLKKVKESEIKHLSDGSSPLSQISCFRKDGMETDHWYKVLLKVWLQNKKVKCETNEDVILSKHIVEPVLPQDLRDSYYEFQKRVQEYISSETASTLALLPNSNCSSLATQILAPISIINKRLFRYGLTNSKGYPQPCHLLVFWDDNEIVDWYAGLICRWRIWYTKCDNFNDVKLIICNQLRLSCIRTLAMKYRIHETEIEKKFDSELRRIPSTEDMELEMTSEATNSEAVDNDALMYGITYSGICLFSLARMVSQSRPCNCFVIGCSAAAPRVYTLHVMERQRFPGWKTGFSNCIHPSLHRRRLGLCKHHLKDLLLGYISLQSINFGAWKGNDFP, encoded by the exons ATGGTCCATAAATGTATTTCACTTCTACGAAGTTTCCAATTTCTCTGCCGCAATTCTTCCTCTGATATTG GGAGGCCTCTTGTAGGATTTCTTGGTTATTCACTTTATTCTACTGCTAGTCAAGTTGGCTGTCATACTCGTGATGAGAAGATTGGCAAACTAAAACTAGCTCAGGACCTTGCCGGTTTGGTTCAGGAGTCTTTGAACCTGGAGGAGAAAAAATGTCAAGTATCTAAGAAATTGGTGCCTATGGTTGAGAAGTCAATTGAGAATTTGGGAGGTGTGAAACATGGAGTGTCGCTGGCACAGAACTTAGCGAACTTGGTGGAAGAGTCTTATAATATTGATGAGTCTAAACCTATGAATCGGGTGGAGCGTAAAAGATTACTTGAACTACGCATAAAAAAGATAGTTAAGGAACAGTGTGTAAATGGGAAGTTTCAAAACCTCATAAAGAAAGTGATTGCCAATCCAAAAACACTTTGTGATGCTTATGATTGTATTCGATTGAGTGCTAATGTTGGTCTAGCAACTAATGGTGAGGATTTGCCTTTTGAAGCCATGGCGGAAGAGCTTTCTTGTGGGTATTTTGATGTTAGTGCTAACACATATTCGATCTCAACTAGGGGCGCAAAGAAAGAAGTCCTTGTCTTTCCAAATGTTAAACTCAAAGTTGTCGAGGAAGCAATTAGAATAGTTTTAGAAGTTATCTACCGGCCTCACTTTTCTAAGATATCACATGGTTGTCGCAGTGGTAGGAGCCATTTATCTGCTCTTAAGTACATTCGCAAAGAGATAATTAATCCGAAGTGGTGGTTCACCTTGCCAGTTTGCAAGAAGCTTGACAATCAAATTCTAGCTAAGCTCTTTTCAATTATGGAAGAGAAGATAGACGATCCTTTCCTATATACGATAATATGCAGTATGTTTGACTGTGGAGTATTGAATTTAGAATTTGGGGGCTTTCCAAAAGGACATGGTCTCCCACAAGAAGGAGCATTGTCTCCAAttttaatgaacatatatctTGATCTCTTTGATCATGAAATGTACAGGTTGTCAATGAGATATGAAGCTATTGATAAAGGATCAAGCGCTAAAGAAAATGCGGTCAACTCTGTGCTACGCAGTTGGTTTAGGAGACAGATATCTGGTAATGGTTCTCAAGAATGCCATGATTTGGGCTACTCTGAAATTAGGGTGCATTGTTGCCGCTTCATGGATGAGATTCTTATTGCCATCTCTGGTCCCAAAGACGTGGCTGTTGCTATCAAGTCTGAAACTGAAAATTACTTTAAGAATTCTcttcatttagaatttgaaaatgaaatagATGTTTTTCCATGTGATGGGCCTACTGACATTCGCTTTCTGGGTAGTGTGGTTAAAAGAAGCCTGAAAGAGAGTCCGGCTGTAAAGGCCGTTCacaaattgaaggaaaaagtaGAATTATTTGCTTCGCAGAAAGAGCACTCGTGGGACACTGGGACAGCAAGAATCGGAAAGAAATGGCTGGCTCATGGGCTGAAGAAGGTAAAAGAATCAGAGATTAAGCATCTCTCTGATGGTAGCTCCCCTTTGAGCCAAATTTCATGTTTTAGAAAAGATGGGATGGAAACGGATCATTGGTACAAAGTCTTACTAAAAGTTTGGTTGCAAAATAAAAAGGTTAAATGCGAAACGAACGAGGATGTTATCTTATCTAAGCATATTGTTGAACCAGTTCTCCCTCAAGATCTAAGAGATTCGTATTATGAGTTCCAGAAGCGTGTTCAGGAATATATATCTTCTGAGACAGCTTCGACTCTTGCCTTGTTGCCAAACTCCAATTGTTCATCATTAGCGACACAGATCCTAGCTCCAATCAGCATCATAAATAAGCGGCTTTTTCGATATGGATTGACAAACTCCAAAGGATATCCCCAGCCATGTCATCTGCTGGTTTTTTGGGATGACAATGAAATTGTTGACTGGTATGCAGGTTTAATCTGCCGGTGGCGGATATGGTACACCAAGTGTGACAACTTTAATGATGTAAAGCTCATTATTTGCAATCAATTAAGGTTGTCTTGCATCAGAACTCTGGCAATGAAATATAGGATACATGAGACTGAGATAGAGAAGAAATTTGACTCTGAATTGCGCAGAATTCCTTCTACTGAAGATATGGAGCTTGAGATGACCAGTGAAGCAACAAATTCCGAAGCTGTTGATAATGATGCCTTAATGTATGGAATAACATACAGTGGAATATGTTTGTTCTCTTTAGCAAGAATGGTGAGTCAGTCACGTCCTTGCAATTGCTTCGTTATAGGATGTTCAGCTGCAGCTCCTCGTGTATACACTCTTCACGTGATGGAAAGACAAAGATTCCCTGGTTGGAAGACTGGATTTTCTAATTGTATCCATCCCAGTTTACATAGAAGGCGACTTGGGTTGTGTAAACATCATCTGAAGGATCTACTTCTCGGTTACATTTCACTTCAATCTATTAATTTCGGTGCTTGGAAAGGGAACGACTTCCCTTGA